ATTCTTGGTCTTTCCTGGGGCAGTTCTCTCGCACTGGAGTTTTATCGCCGCTACCCCGATATTCATCTATCGCTTATTCTGGCTTCTGCTTATGCAGGATGGAAAGGTTCGCTTCCACCAGACGAAGTCGCTACTCGCCTTGAAAATATTCTTGCCAGTGTAAATCTTCCCCTTGAAGAAGTTGTTGAGAGTTGGCTTTCGATTTTAAGTAGGCCTTTACCGGGTGAGCTAATTCATGAGTTGACCACTATTTGGGGGGATAATTCGGGAAGGTCCCATCCAGGGGGTTTTCGGGCAATGGCATATTCTATGGCAGAAGCTGATCTGCGAGATGTCCTTCCCCAGATCCAAATCCCTACCCTGTTATTGTATGGTGAACTCGACCAGCGATCACCACTTAAGGTTGCCAATGACCTCCTGAGGTTGATCCCACTTGCTAAGCTTGCCATAATCCCACAAGCCGGTCACCTTGCCAATGCAGAAGCACCAGAAGAATTTAACCGGCATGTCCGTCGTTTTTTAAGGTCCGTCTCAGGTTATGGATAATTCATTAAAACTGAATAAAAAAGAATAACAACCGCTTTTATAGCTTAGCACATTCAATTTAATCATTCGAAAACGCTTTATTCAATTCTAAAACCACTGATTGATATTTTGAATGTATCATCGTTCTATCAAAATCCCAAAATTTATTCAGCATCCTTTCTTGCTCTTGGTTGGTTAAATACTTCATGGAAGCTGGGAAAAAGATATCATCTTCCTTTTTAATATGGGCAGGGTAAAAATTGACCAGCGTTTTTAGTTTTTCTAACATCACTTTTTCAGCTGTCATATCACCAGTGACATACTGGTTTTTTGAATCGACGAGTTCTCGGACTATACTTCTTCCAAATACATGTTCCTCAATAAGTTCTTTCATTAATTTATCATCTTCATCTGTCATTTTTTTCTCTGAAAGGTCTTTAAAGAGAATGTCTTCCTCTTTTCCATGATGAGTTTTATCAGCGTAGGTTTTAATAAAATCTACAACAACATCGACAGTCCTGGTATCAATAATATGGGTTGATTCGGCTTGATTTATAATTTTGTTAATAATATTTATCATTTTTTCAATTAAACGATGTTCAATCATTAATGGAGCCCTAAACTGCATTGTTCCCCCTCCTTTTATCATAATTTTCTTCACTATTCATAGTTATTAATAACCAAGAAATAATTGTTGACACCTTTCCACTCAATCAACAATACCAAGAATGTAGATAATAGGTAAAAAAATGAAATTAAAAGAAACCGAATTTTAAAAAATCTCCCCCTCTCCCCGGATTATTCACTGAATTTATCAAGACGGGTTTCCAAAAGTAACCGTAAAATTACCACCGGTATTAACTTCTAAAACACAAGGAACATTTGGATGTAATTCATCGGGACCAATCTTGCATTCACCAGGCCGGTAACATTGTCCTTCACATGAAGAGATGTTTCCCGGGCAATTATTCCAAGCCGGAGGATTGGAACCTTGGGAAACACATTGTGTGCAACCCAAGGGGAATACCCCAAGTGCATTACTATTCCCAGTCGC
The Candidatus Atribacteria bacterium ADurb.Bin276 DNA segment above includes these coding regions:
- the hsaD gene encoding 4,5:9,10-diseco-3-hydroxy-5,9,17-trioxoandrosta-1(10),2-diene-4-oate hydrolase yields the protein MSNYADALAGWLDKIALTHPHILGLSWGSSLALEFYRRYPDIHLSLILASAYAGWKGSLPPDEVATRLENILASVNLPLEEVVESWLSILSRPLPGELIHELTTIWGDNSGRSHPGGFRAMAYSMAEADLRDVLPQIQIPTLLLYGELDQRSPLKVANDLLRLIPLAKLAIIPQAGHLANAEAPEEFNRHVRRFLRSVSGYG
- a CDS encoding Hemerythrin HHE cation binding domain protein → MQFRAPLMIEHRLIEKMINIINKIINQAESTHIIDTRTVDVVVDFIKTYADKTHHGKEEDILFKDLSEKKMTDEDDKLMKELIEEHVFGRSIVRELVDSKNQYVTGDMTAEKVMLEKLKTLVNFYPAHIKKEDDIFFPASMKYLTNQEQERMLNKFWDFDRTMIHSKYQSVVLELNKAFSND